A region of Curvibacter sp. AEP1-3 DNA encodes the following proteins:
- a CDS encoding ABC transporter ATP-binding protein yields MALLEIENLSVEFPSHNGVMHAVQDVSLSLEAGEVLGVVGESGSGKSVTMMALMGLVAFPGRVQAKKLRFDGHDLLGLSDRERRRFTGKDMSMIFQDPTTSLNPCFTVSFQLAETLKLHLGLDKKAAHKRSIELLEQVGIPAPESRLKVYPHQLSGGMSQRVMIAMAIACNPKLLIADEPTTALDVTIQAQILDLLKSLQKDRGMALVLITHNMGVVSDMAQRVAVMYAGQVMEQRQADALFAAPAHPYTEALLSAMPERSMHQSRLNTIPGMVPGLYDRPDGCLFAPRCSHARQGACDQRPALTPWSGGSVRCHFALGAQEVAA; encoded by the coding sequence ATGGCATTGCTAGAAATTGAAAACCTCTCCGTAGAGTTCCCGTCGCACAACGGCGTGATGCATGCGGTGCAGGACGTGAGCCTCTCACTCGAGGCCGGTGAAGTGCTGGGTGTGGTCGGCGAGTCCGGCTCCGGCAAAAGCGTCACCATGATGGCGCTCATGGGTTTGGTGGCCTTTCCCGGCCGCGTACAAGCCAAAAAGCTGCGCTTCGATGGGCATGACCTGCTGGGCCTGAGCGACCGCGAACGCCGGCGCTTCACCGGCAAAGACATGTCCATGATTTTTCAGGACCCCACCACCAGCCTGAACCCCTGCTTCACCGTGAGCTTCCAGCTGGCTGAAACCCTGAAGCTGCATCTGGGCCTAGACAAAAAAGCCGCGCACAAGCGCTCCATTGAGCTGCTGGAGCAAGTCGGCATTCCGGCCCCCGAGAGCCGCCTCAAGGTTTACCCGCACCAGCTCTCCGGTGGCATGAGCCAGCGCGTGATGATTGCCATGGCGATTGCCTGCAACCCCAAGCTGTTGATTGCCGATGAACCCACCACCGCCTTGGATGTAACCATTCAGGCGCAGATTCTGGACCTGCTCAAGAGCCTGCAAAAAGACCGTGGCATGGCCTTGGTGCTGATCACCCACAACATGGGGGTGGTGTCCGACATGGCCCAACGCGTGGCTGTGATGTACGCGGGTCAGGTCATGGAGCAACGCCAGGCGGACGCGCTGTTCGCAGCGCCCGCCCACCCCTATACCGAGGCATTGCTCTCTGCCATGCCCGAACGCAGCATGCACCAGAGCCGCTTGAACACGATTCCCGGCATGGTGCCGGGTCTGTACGACCGTCCGGATGGTTGCCTGTTCGCACCACGCTGCAGCCATGCGCGCCAGGGTGCATGCGACCAGCGCCCTGCACTCACCCCGTGGAGCGGTGGTAGTGTGCGCTGCCACTTTGCGCTGGGCGCACAGGAGGTCGCAGCATGA
- a CDS encoding peptide ABC transporter ATP-binding protein — protein sequence MSTPNTLTPVVEARGLRQVYTIRRGFLRAPDHLQAVAGVSFQVMPGRTLAVVGESGCGKSTLARMVSLIESPTEGTLQLGGVDATIADSSAKAALRKKVQLVFQNPYGSLNPRKRIGQILEAPLEINTDLNAAQRQEKARAMLAKVGLRPEHYDRYPHMFSGGQRQRIAIARALMLDPALVVADEPVSALDVSIQAQVLNLLADLQDELGLAYLFISHDLGVVRHIAHDVMVMYLGQVVEQGDKTTIFEQPLHPYTRALMASTPGMHAPGGKSQRIVLKGELPSPLNPPKGCVFSTRCPHATERCHAERPVLQPLTGRQVACHEASAFSQPAA from the coding sequence ATGAGCACCCCAAACACCTTGACACCGGTTGTCGAAGCCCGTGGTCTGCGACAGGTCTACACCATCCGCCGTGGCTTCCTGCGCGCACCCGATCATCTGCAAGCGGTGGCGGGCGTGTCCTTCCAAGTCATGCCCGGACGGACACTGGCGGTGGTGGGAGAGTCTGGGTGTGGCAAGTCCACCCTGGCCCGCATGGTCTCCCTCATCGAATCGCCCACCGAAGGCACCTTGCAACTCGGAGGCGTGGACGCCACCATCGCAGATAGCAGCGCCAAAGCGGCCTTGCGCAAAAAGGTGCAGCTGGTGTTTCAAAACCCCTACGGATCGTTGAACCCGCGCAAGCGTATCGGCCAGATACTGGAAGCCCCACTGGAAATCAACACGGACCTGAATGCTGCTCAGCGGCAGGAAAAAGCCCGCGCCATGCTGGCCAAAGTGGGTCTGCGCCCTGAGCACTACGATCGCTATCCGCACATGTTTTCCGGCGGGCAGCGTCAGCGTATAGCGATTGCCCGCGCCTTGATGCTGGACCCGGCCCTGGTGGTGGCAGATGAACCCGTGTCTGCCCTGGATGTGTCCATTCAGGCCCAGGTGCTGAACCTGCTGGCAGACCTGCAGGATGAGCTGGGCCTGGCCTATCTCTTCATCTCGCACGACCTGGGTGTGGTCCGCCATATCGCCCACGACGTGATGGTGATGTATCTCGGACAAGTGGTGGAGCAAGGCGACAAGACCACCATTTTCGAGCAGCCCCTGCACCCCTACACGCGCGCGCTGATGGCCTCCACACCGGGCATGCATGCACCCGGTGGAAAGAGCCAGCGCATCGTTCTGAAGGGTGAATTGCCTTCCCCCCTGAATCCGCCCAAGGGCTGCGTGTTTTCCACGCGCTGCCCCCACGCTACCGAGCGTTGTCACGCCGAGCGACCTGTCCTGCAGCCCTTGACTGGCAGGCAAGTTGCTTGTCATGAAGCTTCTGCATTTAGCCAACCCGCTGCATAG
- a CDS encoding ABC transporter substrate-binding protein: MTLTLKKATAARRTKSALLCALALPAALALSPVAAKTLVYCSEGSPENFYPGVNTTGTSFDVTEQIYDNLVHFERGGTKVEPSLAESWTISKDGLEYTFKLRKGVKFQSNKNFKPSRDFNADDVLFMFERQWKENDPYFRVTSPNHAYFGDMGMPKLLKSVDKVDEYTVKITLNQPEAPFLANLAMQFAGIQSKEYAIAMLKAGSPEKIDQDPLGTGPYQVVQYQKDSIIRFKANPQYWAGKAKIDDLIFSITPDASVRWAKLQKGECHVMPYPNPADLDAIRKDSNVTVMEQPGLNIGYLAYNTTKKPFDDVRVRKALNMAIDKKAIVSAVYLSTGVAAVNPIPPGQWSYNKALKDDLYNPEQAKKLLAAAGYPNGFTTDLWAMPVQRPYNPNAKRIAELMQADLAKVGVTAEIKSFEWGEYRKRMQAGEHQMGMLGWTGDNGDPDNFLNTLLGCSSAKQNGSNVAKFCYQPFEDLVQKAKVVSNPAERTKLYEKAQVIFKEQAPWFTIAHAVQLKPVRKEVVDFKLSPFGRHTFYGVDMK, from the coding sequence ATGACCCTGACCCTGAAGAAAGCCACGGCTGCACGACGCACCAAAAGTGCATTGTTGTGTGCTCTGGCCCTGCCCGCTGCTCTGGCACTTTCGCCGGTAGCCGCCAAGACCCTGGTGTACTGCTCGGAAGGCAGCCCTGAGAACTTCTACCCCGGTGTGAACACCACCGGCACGTCCTTCGACGTGACCGAACAGATTTACGACAACCTGGTGCACTTCGAGCGTGGCGGCACCAAGGTTGAACCTTCTCTGGCGGAGAGCTGGACCATTTCCAAAGACGGCCTGGAGTACACCTTCAAGCTGCGCAAGGGCGTGAAGTTCCAGTCCAACAAAAACTTCAAGCCAAGCCGCGATTTCAACGCGGATGACGTGTTGTTCATGTTCGAGCGCCAGTGGAAAGAAAACGACCCGTACTTCCGCGTCACCAGCCCCAACCATGCTTACTTCGGCGACATGGGCATGCCCAAGTTGCTCAAGTCCGTGGACAAGGTAGACGAGTACACCGTCAAGATCACCCTGAATCAACCTGAAGCACCTTTCCTGGCCAACCTGGCCATGCAGTTCGCCGGTATCCAGTCCAAGGAATACGCGATTGCCATGCTGAAGGCCGGCAGCCCTGAGAAGATCGACCAGGACCCGCTGGGCACAGGTCCCTACCAGGTAGTTCAGTACCAGAAGGATTCCATCATCCGCTTCAAGGCCAACCCCCAGTACTGGGCCGGCAAAGCCAAGATCGATGACCTGATCTTCTCCATCACCCCGGACGCATCCGTGCGCTGGGCCAAGCTGCAAAAGGGTGAGTGCCATGTCATGCCCTACCCCAACCCTGCTGACCTCGACGCTATCCGCAAGGACTCCAACGTCACCGTGATGGAACAGCCCGGCCTGAACATCGGCTACCTTGCCTACAACACCACCAAGAAACCTTTTGACGACGTGCGCGTGCGCAAGGCGCTGAACATGGCAATCGACAAGAAAGCCATCGTGTCCGCCGTGTACCTGAGCACCGGTGTTGCCGCTGTGAACCCGATTCCTCCAGGCCAGTGGTCTTACAACAAGGCCCTGAAAGACGATCTGTACAACCCTGAGCAGGCCAAGAAATTGTTGGCAGCAGCCGGCTACCCCAACGGCTTCACCACCGACCTGTGGGCCATGCCAGTGCAGCGTCCCTACAACCCCAATGCCAAGCGCATTGCGGAGTTGATGCAAGCCGACTTGGCCAAGGTGGGTGTGACCGCTGAGATCAAGAGCTTCGAGTGGGGTGAGTATCGCAAGCGCATGCAAGCCGGTGAACACCAGATGGGCATGTTGGGCTGGACCGGTGACAACGGAGACCCGGACAACTTCCTGAACACCTTGTTGGGTTGCAGCTCGGCCAAGCAAAACGGCTCCAACGTGGCCAAGTTCTGCTACCAGCCGTTTGAAGACCTGGTGCAAAAGGCCAAGGTCGTGTCCAACCCGGCAGAGCGCACCAAGCTGTACGAAAAAGCCCAGGTGATCTTCAAGGAACAAGCTCCCTGGTTCACCATTGCCCACGCAGTGCAGTTGAAGCCCGTGCGCAAAGAAGTGGTGGACTTCAAGCTGAGCCCCTTCGGCCGCCACACCTTCTACGGCGTGGACATGAAGTAA
- a CDS encoding NAD(P)-binding protein produces MSDVLELRGGAPVTRKKVAILGGGVSALTTAFELSSQPDWQQSMDITIYQMGWRLGGKCATARGEHMRIEEHGIHGFLGSYYNALPIMRQCYEALGRQPGQPLATFEEAFKPESFVLMWEYIDGKMSRWPFTSPRNDLIPGDLESLAKLQKVEHWVAATADVLDALLDHHASSHDELSLVQTAEWALGRGLVKAVVAVLQAESVVLHGVDSVLWKALDAAWDWVRNAAERLVEGNTELRRLLIVAEFLLAILRGCIKDEVATKGFDQLDDENFSDWLIRHGASVMVASSPMALNTVNLSYQYPKGDTARTALMGAGCYLHWTLRSFAYAGAFAWLFEAGTGETVIAPLYEVLKKRGVKFEFFHKVESLHLNAERTAVESVRFGVQAKLKNPERGYDPLIDVKGLPAWPGQPKFDQLVEGDALREGKVDLESYWNGWKPVAQRELQAGRDFDHLVFAISIGAVPYLCKELLEANPAWKHMVEKVTTVQTQTMQLWMNRSTTDMGWDIEFKNPTDTVIGATYLNPLDGQVDFTHLLKWEDWPADSAPQSLWYFSGAMAEYEAPPPFEDTAYPARAYARVQAQCVQYLQASMGPLLPKATTNVISPPGDPMGLDFSLLRTDPARPAEGVQRFNQQFWRANIDPTESYVTSPPGSTAARLKAWATGFANLSIAGDWIYTGLNVGSVEGAVMGGRLASFAVSGYPALKDIVGFPASQGPV; encoded by the coding sequence ATGTCCGATGTGCTTGAACTCCGGGGCGGTGCGCCAGTCACCCGCAAAAAGGTTGCCATTCTGGGGGGCGGTGTTTCCGCCCTCACCACCGCTTTCGAGTTGAGCAGCCAGCCGGACTGGCAGCAATCCATGGACATCACCATCTACCAGATGGGTTGGCGTCTGGGTGGCAAGTGCGCCACGGCACGTGGCGAGCACATGCGCATTGAGGAGCATGGCATTCATGGCTTTCTCGGTAGCTACTACAACGCACTGCCGATCATGCGTCAGTGCTACGAGGCACTGGGCCGCCAGCCCGGTCAGCCGCTGGCCACGTTTGAGGAGGCCTTCAAGCCCGAGAGCTTTGTGCTCATGTGGGAATACATCGACGGCAAGATGTCACGCTGGCCATTTACTTCCCCCCGCAATGACTTGATTCCCGGCGATCTGGAGTCATTAGCCAAGCTGCAAAAAGTGGAGCATTGGGTGGCGGCGACCGCTGATGTGCTGGACGCCTTGCTGGATCACCATGCAAGCAGCCACGACGAACTCAGTCTCGTGCAGACAGCAGAGTGGGCTTTGGGCCGTGGATTGGTGAAAGCCGTGGTGGCAGTGCTGCAGGCTGAGTCCGTGGTGCTGCATGGTGTGGACTCTGTGCTGTGGAAGGCGTTGGACGCCGCTTGGGATTGGGTGCGCAACGCAGCTGAGCGATTGGTGGAAGGCAACACCGAATTGCGGCGCCTGCTAATCGTTGCCGAGTTTCTGCTGGCCATTCTGCGTGGTTGCATCAAGGACGAAGTGGCCACGAAAGGATTTGACCAGCTGGACGACGAAAACTTCAGTGACTGGCTGATCCGGCATGGTGCATCGGTCATGGTGGCTTCCAGCCCGATGGCGCTAAACACTGTCAACCTGTCCTACCAATACCCCAAAGGCGACACGGCACGAACCGCCCTAATGGGGGCCGGCTGCTACCTGCACTGGACGCTGCGCAGCTTTGCTTATGCGGGGGCATTCGCCTGGTTGTTTGAAGCGGGTACGGGGGAAACCGTCATCGCGCCGCTCTATGAGGTGCTGAAAAAGCGCGGTGTGAAGTTCGAGTTTTTTCACAAGGTGGAGAGCCTGCACCTCAACGCAGAGCGCACTGCAGTGGAGTCGGTACGCTTCGGTGTGCAGGCCAAGCTCAAGAACCCTGAACGCGGCTATGACCCCCTCATCGACGTCAAGGGTTTGCCGGCCTGGCCCGGTCAACCCAAGTTTGATCAATTGGTGGAAGGTGATGCATTGCGCGAGGGAAAGGTCGATCTGGAGTCCTACTGGAATGGCTGGAAGCCAGTGGCGCAACGCGAGCTCCAGGCAGGGCGCGATTTCGACCATCTGGTGTTCGCCATCTCCATCGGTGCCGTACCGTACTTGTGCAAAGAGCTGTTGGAGGCGAATCCGGCTTGGAAGCACATGGTGGAGAAGGTCACAACCGTCCAGACCCAGACCATGCAACTTTGGATGAATCGCAGCACTACCGACATGGGTTGGGATATTGAGTTCAAGAACCCGACCGATACCGTGATCGGTGCCACCTATCTGAACCCCTTGGATGGGCAGGTGGACTTCACGCACCTGTTGAAGTGGGAGGATTGGCCGGCTGATTCGGCACCCCAATCTCTGTGGTACTTCAGCGGGGCGATGGCCGAGTATGAAGCGCCACCGCCCTTTGAGGACACGGCTTACCCGGCCCGTGCCTATGCGCGTGTGCAAGCCCAGTGTGTGCAGTATTTGCAGGCCAGCATGGGACCTTTGCTGCCCAAGGCAACCACCAATGTCATCAGCCCGCCCGGCGACCCCATGGGCCTGGATTTCAGCTTGCTGCGCACCGACCCCGCCCGGCCTGCTGAGGGCGTGCAGCGCTTCAACCAGCAGTTCTGGCGCGCCAATATTGATCCGACCGAGAGTTATGTGACTTCGCCACCCGGCAGCACCGCAGCACGCCTGAAGGCATGGGCCACCGGATTCGCGAACCTGTCGATCGCCGGGGATTGGATCTACACCGGTCTGAATGTTGGCAGTGTCGAGGGTGCGGTCATGGGCGGGCGACTGGCGTCGTTCGCGGTGAGCGGTTACCCGGCATTGAAGGATATTGTGGGCTTCCCAGCCTCCCAAGGGCCTGTTTGA
- a CDS encoding winged helix-turn-helix domain-containing protein, whose product MQRHERRLLCDGQTVMVGARAFDVLCVLVDHAGELVTKKKLFDLVWPGLVVEENNLQVHVSSLRRILGADAIATVPGRGYRFTLRLAAVPSALETAQASKGKGRASDQQAYRRTIAVLPFVNLNGDPEQEYFSDGLAEDIISHLTKSPWLLVVSRNSSFAYRNTKESNQAVGSALRARYLVLGSVRRAGTMLRMTAELVDTSTGETLWADRFDRPLSDMFAVQAEISGQIVSAIEPVYLHSEERVASEVPNQNMEHWDLLMRARWHFWRTTPEHVMQAQSLLTRALEIKPGDSASSSLMSFTHMAKLWGAWAEDPRAAVAEANRLALVAVRNDERDAFAHFTLGTALSCAGQMQAAIAELECALGLYPQAAAAAGELGRLLVFSGRTEEAEEFILQAVDASPHDPHLSLWIRSRAIGCFIDGRHADAVRYAREATAKRADWYFNHLLLAACLSAAGDMEAAQASLRQAMSGRGYNMQAIMFGHPFVHEQHRNKFLDALKAAGWQA is encoded by the coding sequence TTGCAAAGGCATGAACGTCGCTTGCTGTGCGATGGCCAGACAGTCATGGTGGGGGCCCGAGCCTTTGACGTGCTGTGTGTATTGGTCGATCACGCGGGCGAGCTGGTTACCAAGAAAAAGCTCTTTGACTTGGTGTGGCCCGGTCTGGTGGTCGAGGAAAACAACCTGCAGGTGCACGTGTCCAGTTTGCGCCGTATCCTGGGTGCTGATGCCATCGCCACGGTCCCGGGGCGTGGCTATCGCTTTACCTTGCGCCTCGCTGCTGTTCCCTCTGCTTTGGAGACAGCCCAGGCTTCCAAGGGCAAAGGACGCGCATCCGACCAGCAGGCCTACCGGCGCACCATTGCTGTGTTGCCTTTTGTGAATCTGAATGGAGACCCGGAGCAGGAGTACTTCTCGGACGGTCTGGCTGAAGACATCATCAGTCACCTGACCAAATCCCCATGGTTGTTGGTTGTGTCCCGGAACTCGTCATTCGCCTACCGGAACACCAAAGAGAGCAACCAGGCGGTTGGGTCGGCGCTCAGGGCCCGCTATCTGGTGCTGGGTAGCGTGCGGCGTGCCGGAACCATGCTGCGCATGACTGCGGAGCTGGTCGACACATCCACAGGCGAGACCCTCTGGGCTGACCGCTTTGATCGACCCTTGAGTGACATGTTTGCGGTGCAGGCAGAGATATCCGGTCAGATCGTGAGTGCGATAGAGCCGGTCTACCTGCACAGTGAGGAGCGGGTTGCCAGTGAAGTGCCGAATCAGAATATGGAGCACTGGGATCTGCTCATGCGGGCGCGTTGGCATTTTTGGCGCACCACGCCCGAGCATGTGATGCAAGCGCAGTCACTTTTGACCCGCGCCTTGGAGATCAAACCCGGCGACTCGGCCAGTTCGTCCCTGATGTCTTTCACCCACATGGCCAAACTGTGGGGCGCATGGGCGGAAGACCCACGGGCCGCTGTCGCCGAAGCCAACCGGTTGGCACTGGTGGCCGTGCGCAACGACGAGCGCGATGCCTTTGCCCACTTCACCCTGGGCACGGCGTTGTCATGTGCCGGGCAGATGCAAGCGGCCATTGCAGAGCTGGAGTGCGCCCTCGGCCTGTACCCCCAGGCTGCGGCCGCGGCCGGAGAGCTGGGGCGCTTGCTGGTGTTTTCGGGCCGCACGGAAGAAGCGGAAGAGTTCATCCTGCAGGCGGTGGACGCCAGTCCGCATGACCCGCATCTGAGTCTCTGGATCCGTAGCCGTGCGATCGGCTGTTTCATTGACGGTCGCCATGCGGATGCTGTTCGTTATGCCCGCGAGGCAACTGCCAAGCGGGCGGACTGGTACTTCAATCACCTGTTGCTCGCGGCGTGCCTGTCGGCGGCCGGCGACATGGAGGCGGCACAAGCCAGCTTGCGACAAGCCATGAGCGGTCGGGGCTACAACATGCAGGCCATCATGTTCGGCCATCCGTTCGTCCATGAGCAGCATCGCAACAAGTTTTTGGACGCTCTCAAAGCGGCTGGCTGGCAGGCATAA
- the gloA2 gene encoding SMU1112c/YaeR family gloxylase I-like metalloprotein, with product MSPAALELRAVHHVAIIAADYARSKHFYVELLGLKVLAENYRAARDSWKLDLALPDGTQLELFSFPQPPARASRPEACGLRHLCFAVADVEQAKVALEAMGIAVEPVRVDEYTGKTFTFFADPDGLPLELYQA from the coding sequence ATGAGCCCGGCTGCCCTGGAGCTACGGGCCGTCCATCACGTGGCCATCATCGCCGCGGACTATGCGCGCTCCAAACATTTCTATGTGGAGTTGCTAGGCCTGAAAGTGCTGGCAGAAAACTACCGTGCCGCGCGGGACTCCTGGAAGCTGGACCTGGCATTACCAGACGGCACGCAACTGGAGTTGTTTTCTTTTCCACAGCCACCAGCACGGGCCTCCCGCCCGGAAGCCTGTGGCTTGCGACACCTGTGTTTCGCTGTGGCCGATGTGGAGCAAGCCAAGGTTGCGCTCGAAGCAATGGGGATAGCTGTGGAGCCTGTCCGGGTGGATGAGTACACCGGCAAGACTTTCACGTTCTTTGCCGATCCGGACGGCCTGCCCCTGGAGCTGTATCAGGCTTGA
- a CDS encoding thiamine pyrophosphate-binding protein has translation MQTPFSLPDLPSPELAGHLLVQCLIAQGVTHAFGVPGESYLAVLDGFHRYSEHIRFIVNRQEGGAAFMAEAHGKLTGRPGICFVTRGPGATNASIGVHTAFQDSTPMVLFVGDVASDQRDREAFQEMDYRVMFGPSALGMAKRVERIDDAARIPEYVARAFATAMNGRPGPVVLVLPEDMLTQTLVADAADKLPQPLARVEPVEAWSDPGALRDLRQLLLKAERPFVIAGGGGWTPQAAQALQRFAENWRLPVGNAFRFQDTFDNHHPQYAGDVGIGINPALAKRVRESDLIIAIGPRLGEMTTGGYTLLQAPKTAQTLVHIHASAEELNRVYQADLAIHASMRAAARSLEVLTAPVNVPWEAWTQGCNADYQANLVPSVIKDLPADNERGLVDMPSVIATLQKHLPKDAVLTNGAGNFASWLHRFYRYTGLAAGFKTQLAPTNGAMGYGVPAGIAAAIVSQGAAGQAGAGRVAFTIAGDGDFLMNGQELATAVQYGAKSIILLLNNGMYGTIRMHQEREYPQHVAGTALANPDFAALARAYGYAGVTIRKSADFEAELLAALARPNGTVIEVVLEPELISTRGTLNAMTQAALKR, from the coding sequence ATGCAGACACCTTTCTCCCTCCCTGATTTGCCTTCCCCTGAACTCGCCGGCCACCTGCTGGTGCAGTGCCTGATTGCCCAAGGCGTGACCCACGCATTCGGTGTGCCCGGCGAGAGCTATCTCGCGGTATTGGACGGGTTTCACCGCTATAGCGAGCACATCCGATTTATCGTGAACCGGCAGGAGGGCGGTGCTGCCTTCATGGCCGAGGCCCACGGCAAGCTCACCGGGCGCCCCGGCATTTGCTTTGTGACCCGCGGGCCGGGCGCGACGAATGCCAGCATCGGCGTGCACACGGCGTTTCAAGACTCCACCCCCATGGTGCTGTTTGTGGGCGATGTGGCCAGCGACCAGCGCGACCGCGAAGCCTTTCAGGAAATGGACTACCGCGTCATGTTCGGCCCCAGTGCTCTGGGCATGGCCAAGCGCGTGGAGCGGATAGACGATGCCGCCCGCATCCCTGAATACGTGGCCCGCGCCTTTGCCACCGCCATGAATGGCCGCCCTGGCCCGGTCGTGCTGGTGTTGCCTGAGGACATGCTGACCCAGACACTGGTTGCGGATGCAGCTGACAAGTTGCCGCAGCCCCTGGCCCGTGTGGAGCCGGTAGAGGCATGGAGCGACCCCGGCGCCCTGCGGGATCTGCGCCAGCTGCTCCTCAAAGCCGAGCGCCCCTTCGTCATCGCCGGTGGCGGTGGCTGGACGCCGCAAGCCGCTCAGGCCCTGCAACGCTTTGCCGAGAACTGGCGCCTGCCGGTGGGCAATGCCTTCCGCTTCCAGGATACCTTTGATAACCACCACCCGCAGTACGCGGGCGACGTGGGCATTGGCATTAACCCGGCGCTTGCCAAACGGGTGCGCGAGAGCGACCTGATCATCGCCATCGGCCCCCGCCTGGGCGAGATGACGACTGGCGGCTACACGCTGCTGCAAGCGCCCAAAACTGCGCAAACGCTGGTGCACATACACGCCAGCGCCGAAGAGCTCAATCGTGTGTACCAGGCCGACCTGGCCATCCATGCCAGCATGCGCGCCGCCGCCCGCTCGTTGGAGGTACTGACCGCCCCGGTGAACGTGCCTTGGGAGGCCTGGACGCAGGGCTGCAACGCTGACTACCAAGCCAATCTGGTGCCCAGCGTGATCAAAGACTTGCCCGCTGACAACGAGCGCGGTCTGGTGGATATGCCCTCGGTGATCGCGACCTTGCAAAAGCACTTGCCCAAAGATGCGGTGCTCACTAACGGCGCGGGCAACTTTGCGAGCTGGCTGCACCGCTTTTATCGCTACACCGGCCTTGCTGCGGGCTTCAAGACGCAACTGGCACCGACCAACGGCGCCATGGGCTATGGCGTGCCGGCGGGCATTGCCGCTGCTATCGTCAGCCAAGGTGCCGCAGGTCAAGCCGGCGCGGGCCGAGTGGCGTTCACCATTGCGGGTGATGGCGACTTTTTGATGAACGGGCAGGAGTTGGCCACAGCGGTGCAGTACGGCGCCAAGAGCATCATTCTGCTGCTTAACAATGGCATGTACGGCACCATCCGCATGCACCAAGAGCGCGAATACCCGCAACATGTGGCAGGCACGGCACTCGCCAACCCCGATTTCGCCGCCTTGGCCCGTGCCTACGGCTATGCGGGTGTGACTATCCGAAAGAGCGCTGACTTTGAGGCCGAGTTGCTGGCGGCGCTTGCGCGGCCCAACGGCACAGTGATAGAGGTGGTGCTGGAGCCCGAGCTGATCAGCACCCGCGGCACCCTGAACGCCATGACCCAAGCTGCCCTGAAGCGATGA